In the Candidatus Nitrospira nitrosa genome, one interval contains:
- a CDS encoding P-loop NTPase, translated as MATLISVASGKGGVGKSVVSANLALALAKTGRQVLLADLDIGGADAHIMVGQLNPTVTLTDFLTKRVNRLEDVAIPVTFHPNLRLLAGTGDTLATANMAYARKKRLMKQFQELTADVVVIDIGAGTSYHALDFFLLGDIHLAVATPEPTSVLDLYRFIKLAAIRRVLACFLARSPLSETLSNRDFSSVEEVMGVAGATDTEGRAMAAAALQSFRPGLVINRSSSRSQVNVLYLRKILHEYVGGDLTLLGEIPEDPAVSQAVRSFLPVIEASPTSLAAKCLLSLARAVEQLITISPGRIKEDAPKPEESQTAVVFSKTDITPSLPASTPVASDILPTPYASRTNSALDPARQVGGGN; from the coding sequence GTGGCAACTCTCATCTCAGTGGCATCAGGAAAAGGCGGCGTCGGCAAGAGCGTGGTGTCCGCAAATCTGGCACTGGCATTGGCGAAGACGGGACGTCAGGTCCTGCTGGCAGACCTCGATATCGGTGGGGCGGATGCCCACATCATGGTTGGACAATTGAACCCAACCGTCACGCTGACGGATTTTCTCACCAAACGAGTGAATCGGCTGGAGGATGTCGCCATTCCCGTGACCTTTCACCCGAACCTCCGTCTCCTGGCCGGAACAGGTGATACCTTGGCCACGGCAAACATGGCGTATGCGCGCAAGAAGCGACTGATGAAACAGTTCCAAGAACTTACCGCGGATGTCGTGGTGATCGATATTGGAGCCGGCACAAGCTATCATGCACTCGACTTTTTCTTGCTAGGCGACATTCATTTGGCAGTTGCCACTCCAGAACCAACATCCGTATTAGACCTCTACCGATTCATTAAGTTAGCGGCGATCCGTCGTGTCTTGGCATGCTTTCTCGCACGGAGCCCTCTGTCTGAGACGTTGTCAAACCGAGACTTTTCGAGTGTGGAGGAGGTCATGGGTGTTGCAGGCGCAACCGATACCGAAGGCCGCGCGATGGCAGCCGCTGCACTCCAGTCATTTCGGCCTGGCCTCGTCATCAACCGTTCCTCAAGTCGTTCTCAAGTCAACGTGCTCTACCTTCGCAAGATTCTTCATGAGTATGTCGGAGGGGACTTGACCCTCCTGGGTGAGATTCCAGAAGATCCAGCAGTGAGTCAGGCGGTTCGGAGCTTCCTGCCCGTGATCGAGGCCTCGCCAACATCTCTTGCCGCCAAATGTCTGCTGTCGCTTGCCAGAGCGGTTGAGCAACTGATCACCATATCTCCAGGCCGTATCAAGGAGGATGCGCCGAAACCCGAAGAATCGCAGACAGCGGTCGTCTTCTCAAAGACAGACATCACCCCGTCGCTTCCAGCTTCGACGCCTGTAGCTTCAGACATTCTGCCTACACCCTATGCGTCAAGAACCAACAGCGCACTAGATCCTGCCCGGCAGGTCGGTGGCGGAAACTAA
- the pyk gene encoding pyruvate kinase — translation MRNAKIICTIGPASSSPAILDRLITSGMNAARLNFSHGTHESHAAAITAIRQAAARQGATVAIVQDLQGPRIRVGVVAKAGIEVTVGQTVHLRALQSAHETSETIPPSSREIPVSYPHLARDLRVGSRILINDGLIELVADRITDDVVACSVIAGGTVTSHKGINLPDTAVSAPTLTEKDRQDLRFGVQQAVDYIALSFVRGPEDINTARSMLKESGGNIPLIAKIERAEAVAALNDILDCVDGVMIARGDLGVEMGPEAVPILQKRIIVEANRRRRLVITATQMLESMTQNTRPTRAEASDVANAVFDGTDALMLSAETAVGTYPVETVQVMDRVIRAAEDTSESGVTVQTDPGGDNLSLAEAIAVAAASAARSVRAQAIIAFTESGTTARLISKHRPSSSLLGFTPSEAIWRQMALYWGVRPFLMSRGGAPEAWIEEAERRLMVEHLCMSGDIVAVVSGTMAGQVGGTNMLKLHTIGSMRS, via the coding sequence ATGAGAAACGCGAAGATCATTTGTACGATCGGGCCTGCTAGTTCTTCACCGGCCATCTTAGATCGCTTGATCACCAGTGGGATGAATGCGGCTCGGTTGAACTTCTCTCACGGGACCCACGAATCTCATGCGGCCGCGATCACCGCCATTCGTCAGGCAGCTGCCAGACAGGGGGCGACGGTCGCCATCGTTCAAGACCTGCAAGGGCCAAGGATTCGAGTGGGGGTTGTTGCAAAAGCAGGGATTGAAGTCACCGTCGGCCAGACCGTTCATCTCCGGGCGTTACAATCGGCCCATGAAACGTCTGAAACTATTCCGCCCTCTTCTCGCGAGATTCCGGTTTCGTATCCGCATCTGGCTCGCGACCTTCGTGTCGGGTCTCGAATTCTGATTAATGACGGGCTCATTGAACTTGTCGCCGACCGCATCACAGACGATGTCGTAGCATGTTCTGTTATTGCCGGGGGGACGGTCACCTCACATAAAGGAATCAATCTGCCTGACACGGCAGTCAGCGCGCCGACGCTGACGGAGAAGGATCGACAGGATCTGCGTTTTGGTGTCCAGCAGGCGGTGGACTATATCGCCCTGTCTTTTGTGCGGGGCCCGGAAGATATCAATACAGCCCGATCCATGCTGAAAGAGTCCGGAGGGAACATCCCCCTCATCGCCAAGATCGAGCGGGCCGAGGCCGTTGCGGCGCTGAACGATATCTTGGACTGTGTGGACGGTGTGATGATCGCACGCGGCGATCTTGGTGTGGAGATGGGGCCTGAGGCGGTGCCGATTTTACAGAAACGCATTATCGTCGAAGCCAATCGGCGGCGTCGGTTGGTAATTACGGCCACGCAGATGTTGGAATCGATGACACAAAACACCAGGCCGACGAGAGCAGAGGCGTCGGACGTCGCCAATGCGGTTTTTGACGGCACCGATGCCCTGATGCTCTCAGCTGAAACTGCCGTTGGGACGTATCCGGTTGAAACGGTACAGGTCATGGATCGTGTCATTCGCGCAGCGGAAGACACCAGCGAATCTGGGGTCACCGTCCAGACAGACCCTGGTGGAGACAATCTATCGCTCGCCGAGGCGATTGCGGTTGCTGCTGCTTCAGCTGCCAGATCCGTCAGGGCTCAGGCCATCATAGCCTTCACGGAAAGCGGGACGACGGCGCGGTTGATTTCCAAGCATCGACCCTCCTCCTCGCTCCTGGGCTTCACGCCGTCTGAGGCGATTTGGCGTCAGATGGCGCTGTATTGGGGCGTGCGTCCCTTTCTCATGTCTCGAGGCGGAGCACCCGAAGCCTGGATCGAAGAAGCAGAGCGACGGCTCATGGTGGAACATCTCTGTATGTCCGGAGACATCGTCGCCGTGGTCTCTGGAACCATGGCGGGACAAGTAGGCGGTACGAATATGCTGAAGCTGCACACAATCGGATCTATGAGGTCCTGA
- a CDS encoding fibronectin type III domain-containing protein: MEYSHQAAGSYEKSNYFDIRWFWQALVVAIFMGLGPAAECLAFTVNPTVLTFNAVQSGTNPPTQTLSVYKKRVSQATVTTSDSASWLTISPSTTSMTTQATLMVVVNTSGLAAGTYNATITVKVGKATTTVPVAMTVSSPPSATTAILAWNGVTDPSLSGYNVKVGTASGLYSRTITVGNVTSYTVDSLTTGTTYYFAVTAYNGAGESQPSNEVSKSIY; encoded by the coding sequence ATGGAATACAGTCACCAGGCGGCAGGATCTTACGAGAAAAGTAACTACTTCGATATCCGATGGTTCTGGCAGGCGCTTGTAGTCGCTATCTTTATGGGCCTCGGGCCGGCTGCTGAGTGCCTGGCTTTCACTGTGAACCCTACCGTTCTGACATTTAATGCGGTTCAAAGTGGGACAAATCCACCAACCCAGACGTTGTCCGTCTACAAAAAACGTGTAAGCCAGGCAACAGTCACGACTTCCGATAGCGCCTCGTGGCTCACCATTTCGCCAAGCACGACCTCCATGACCACGCAGGCGACGCTCATGGTGGTTGTCAATACAAGTGGGCTTGCTGCCGGCACCTACAATGCAACCATCACGGTCAAGGTGGGAAAAGCAACAACGACGGTTCCCGTGGCGATGACCGTGTCATCTCCCCCATCAGCCACGACAGCCATTCTCGCGTGGAACGGGGTTACTGACCCATCATTGAGTGGCTATAACGTGAAAGTCGGGACCGCCTCAGGTCTCTATAGCAGAACAATCACTGTCGGCAATGTCACCTCGTATACCGTTGACAGTTTAACGACTGGGACAACCTACTATTTCGCCGTTACTGCGTATAACGGTGCTGGTGAGAGCCAACCATCAAATGAGGTCAGTAAGAGTATTTATTGA
- a CDS encoding fibronectin type III domain-containing protein, with protein MLLFKTLLGFAFRKSVLSLSYPAVVILLLSSLIGCADENAGGPVTSNLSAPLSTTGAVESDEASHSTVADVGGEDPVITMTSTPSGVTANVSWDQPPGFKVTGYAIYYGKRSQGSESVGTTSEESDSEASQSEEPSWCSQGESTPVEAPSITITGLQPNTEYFFAIRAFTVVESESLCSNAIMMTTPPAEA; from the coding sequence ATGTTGTTGTTTAAGACGTTGCTCGGCTTTGCGTTTCGCAAATCCGTCCTCTCACTCTCCTATCCGGCAGTTGTCATTCTCCTGCTTTCTTCATTGATCGGCTGTGCCGACGAAAATGCAGGCGGACCGGTAACTTCGAACCTTTCTGCGCCATTGAGCACGACCGGCGCAGTGGAATCAGACGAAGCCTCGCATTCAACTGTAGCCGATGTTGGCGGAGAAGATCCGGTGATCACCATGACCTCAACGCCGTCTGGAGTAACTGCTAATGTAAGTTGGGATCAACCCCCAGGCTTCAAGGTTACTGGCTATGCGATCTACTACGGAAAACGTTCACAAGGTTCAGAGTCCGTAGGGACCACGTCGGAAGAATCGGACTCCGAAGCGTCCCAGTCAGAAGAACCGAGCTGGTGTTCCCAAGGAGAAAGTACACCCGTTGAAGCCCCATCCATCACCATCACTGGGCTCCAACCCAATACTGAATATTTTTTCGCTATTCGTGCGTTCACTGTGGTCGAGTCGGAAAGTCTCTGCTCGAACGCAATCATGATGACCACGCCTCCGGCCGAAGCGTAA